In Vanessa atalanta chromosome 19, ilVanAtal1.2, whole genome shotgun sequence, one DNA window encodes the following:
- the LOC125071379 gene encoding peptidyl-prolyl cis-trans isomerase FKBP2: MKTTLLNLCKIALFLLILMTLFEHVVVASDAPRKLQIGVKKRPAECPMKSRKGDLLHMHYTGTLDDGTEFDSSIPRGNPLTFTLGSGQVIKGWDQGLIGMCEGEQRKLVIPPELAYGEAGAPPKIPKSATLTFHVDLVKIERKDEL, encoded by the exons ATGAAGACCACGTTACTTAATCTTTGTAAAATagctttatttctattaattttaatgacacTATTTGAACATGTAGTCGTCGCTTCTGATGCACCTAGGAAATTACAAATAGGTGTTAAGAAAAGACCTGCAGAATGCCCTATGAAGAGCAGAAAAGGCGATCTCCTGCATATGCATTACACA ggTACATTAGATGATGGCACGGAATTCGATAGTTCCATTCCAAGGGGTAATCCCCTTACCTTCACTCTTGGTTCTGGCCAAGTTATTAAAGGTTGGGATCAAGGACTGATTGGTATGTGTGAAGGAGAACAAAGGAAGTTAGTCATTCCACCAGAATTGGCTTATGGAGAAGCTGGCGCTCCACCAAAAATACCAAAATCAGCAACATTAACATTCCATGTGGATCTCGTTAAAATTGAGAGAAAAGacgaattgtaa